In Acidimicrobiales bacterium, the genomic stretch GGAACTGCGTGTAGTGGGCGGACGTCGACAGGTACTTCGTCCCCCAGAGCGCGAGGAACGGCAGGTCGCTGAAGTAGTAGCGGGCCGACACCCCCTTGGCGCTCAGGCGGTCCCAGATGGTCGGGGACAGCGACGTCATCGTGGTCCCCATGTTGTGCAGCCGGTCGGTGGTCGCGGCGTGCATGAAGAACCGGTTCGGATAGGTCTCGGCCAGGATCGAGCAGAAGTACCGGTCGAGGGTGGTGTAGTTGAGCGCCAGGCGGCTCATGAACGGCCGGTCCGCCGCCCCGTAGTACCCGAGGGCAAAGGTGTCGTCCCCGCTGCCGTTGTGCAGCCAGCCGTCCATGGCCCCGTGGTCGTACTGGGCCCGGCCCCCCTCGTAGGAGTGGTCGGGGTCGGGATGGGCGCAGCCGTTGTACTCCCCGCTCAGCGAGTAGGTGCCGTGGGTCCGGCCCTTGGCGTCGCGGAAGGTGAGCCCGGCCTGCCTGCCGTCGGCGCCGGGGAGCCAGCCGAGGAAGTGGTCGAAGGAGCGGTTCTCCATCATCACCACGACGATGTGCTCGATGCCGGACTTGTCGGGCGCCGGTGGCGGGACCACCAGTTGGCCGGCCCGGGCGGAGTAGCGCCATCCGCCGGTGGCGGCCAGGACCCCCGCCGCTCCGGCGCTGCCGAGGAACTGCCTCCTGCTGAGGTTCACCGACCGCCCCTTCACCCGAACAGCCCGGTCATCGGGGCCGTGGTCGGAGCGTCGGCCAGGTTGAGGTGCTCGCTGATCCCGAGGGCGTCCTCGACCGTCCGGAGGTACGACCAGTGGTCGTACGGGGTGTGGACGACGGTGTTCGGCGTGACTCCCGTGCCGACAGCCACCAGGCCGATGCGGCCTCCCAGGGCGGCGTCGGTGGTGGAGGCGCCTGCGCCCGGGGCCAGCACGCCGCAGCAGCCCTGGGTGTCGCTGACCCCGTTCTCGTCGAAGGTGATGAGGAGCAGGCTGTTCACACCAGGCGTGGTGAACGCCTTCGACTGCAGGATCTTCGGCACCTCGGTGGACAGCCAGTCGTCGGCCGACACCAGGCCGCCCTGCTGGGCCCCGGGCTGGCCGGCGTCCACACCCGTGCACGGGGAGTCGTGGCCGTCGTGACAGGTGTCGGGGGTGATGAACACGTAGTTCGGCGTGGTCGACACGTCCGCCAGGTCACTGGCCAGCTGGCTGTAGGGCACGACGTGGCTGTTGCACCGCGTCGTGTTCTCCACGACCGGTGGGTAGTACACGAAGGGGTCGTGGCGGGTGGCGTAACCGGTCTGGTAGGGGTCGGGCACCTGGGCGGTCGCGGGGTGCTGGCACGGCGTCGTCATCGAGTCCATGTACGCCTTCCAGGTGAGGCTCTGGCCCTCGACCTGGTCGGCGATGCTGCGGCCCCCGTCGGGCCACGCCTTCTCGGAGCCCTCGCACGCTCCCCAGCTCGCCTCGCAGTCACTGTTGAACAGGGGCGTGGCCGGCTGGCCGCTGGTCATGGCTATGTAGTTGTCGGCGCTCACGTGGCTGATGCCGTAGTACTCGTCGGCGAAGGCCCCCTGGCTGCGCAGGCTCCGCAGGTACGTCGGCGCGTCGGGCCCCGGTGTCTCCCAGGTGGCGGCGTAGTTCTCGTTCTCGAGCACGATCGTGAACACGTGGTCGTAGTGGGGGATCCCCTCCAGGGCGGGGGCGGCCTGTCCCACCGTCGGGCTCGCCAGGACCAGCCCCGCCGCGGCCATGGCCAGGATCGTTCGTCGTGCGCGGCGCATGGTTCCCTTACCGTCGTCGGGCATCGGCCCGGGGTTCCGGGCTCGAAGGGTTGTTCGACGGTGTGAACGGATTTCCTCTCGTCCCGGTGCTGGCCGGGCCCGACCTGACGCTGCGGTGTCGGTCAGGCGAACGGCGCTACCGGGTGGTGGTCGTCTCGGGGACGGCCAGCACCCCCTGGAGGTGCTCGACCAGGTCGACCAGGACGTCGGGCTGGAGCCGGAGCCGGCGCCGGTCGGGTCCCGTGCCGTTGGCGACGATGCCCGCGTCGCGGAGCACCTTCACGTGGTTGCTGACCGTGGGCTGGGCCAGGCCGAAGAGGCCGGCCAGCTCGGTCACGGTCCGCGATCCGGCCCGGAGGGCCTCGATCATGGCCAGACGGGTGGGATCCGAGACCGTGCGCAGCCGGCGGGCCAGCAGCTCGGTGCGGGCCCGGGCCTGGGCGCCGGAGCCGTCGGCCCGCACCCCGATGAGGGTGGTGCCCGGCAGGTCCACGAGGGAGCCGAGGTGGGCGAAGAACGCCGGCACGATGGCCACCTGCCCGTCGGGCCCGAGGGACGGGATGAGCTCGGAGACGATGAGGTCCTCGTCCGTGCAGGGCGCCATCTGCGCCACCTCCCGCCAGGCGGCACCCTTCTGCTGGAGGGCCCGGCGGTCGGCCACGGCCCCCGCCACCGCCGACCGGCCGTCCCGCTCCCAGTCCTCGGAGACCGCCGCCCAGACGTCGCCGACCAGCTCGACGTAGCGCGCCCGGACTTCGGTGGAGGAGCGCAGGGCCTCCAGCCGGCCCAGGGCCACCCGCCGGTCCCCGGGATCCTCGCCCCGGAGGGCCAGGTCGGACGGGGCGTCGCGGCACAGCTCGTCGAGGCGGCCGATCAGCTCCGAGGGCTCGAGGGAGAGGAGAAGGCCCCCGTGGTGGGCCAGGATCATCAGCTCCATCGAGCCCCCGCAGCTGTTGACGAGCTCGGGCCCCCAGAACGACCGGGCCCGGCGCACCAGGTCGGGCCGCTGTTCGTAGATGCGGGCCAGGACGGCGTGGTCGCGCTGGAACTCGGGTCGGGAGGCGGAGGAGAAGACCCAGTCGATCTCCACCGCCACCGAGCCGTGCACGACGACCGCGGGGCTGGGGTCTCCGGCCGGCTCGTAGTACATCGGCATAGCTACACAACTATATCGCGAAAATCAGTTGGCCCATCGCTTCGTGCATTCTAAGATCCCGATATGGCTATGAACCCATGGATAGCCGCCGACCTGCTGGACGAGCGGGTGCGGGACCTCCGGGCTACCGCCGGGCGGGCCGCCCGCTCCGGGCGCCGGACCACACGGGGCACCGGGGCCCGCTCCCCCC encodes the following:
- a CDS encoding alkaline phosphatase family protein, translating into MNLSRRQFLGSAGAAGVLAATGGWRYSARAGQLVVPPPAPDKSGIEHIVVVMMENRSFDHFLGWLPGADGRQAGLTFRDAKGRTHGTYSLSGEYNGCAHPDPDHSYEGGRAQYDHGAMDGWLHNGSGDDTFALGYYGAADRPFMSRLALNYTTLDRYFCSILAETYPNRFFMHAATTDRLHNMGTTMTSLSPTIWDRLSAKGVSARYYFSDLPFLALWGTKYLSTSAHYTQFLADAAAGTLPAVSFVDPRFETETAPADIPGAPNDTGGGTSGDDHPHGDIRAGDAFLGQIFKALTTGPNWANTVLVVNYDEWGGFFDHVAPPRVAASAKVDTDVVKGQSLLGFRVPCIIASPFTKGHPSSPRVYGTPQRQRVPFDHTSVLKLIEWRFGLAPLTARDATPAANGGVGNVLDAFDFGHPDASVPADIPFPLPPAPDPCGPNNPFPLSSGPDDTWGALRRSGLLAG
- a CDS encoding alkaline phosphatase family protein is translated as MPDDGKGTMRRARRTILAMAAAGLVLASPTVGQAAPALEGIPHYDHVFTIVLENENYAATWETPGPDAPTYLRSLRSQGAFADEYYGISHVSADNYIAMTSGQPATPLFNSDCEASWGACEGSEKAWPDGGRSIADQVEGQSLTWKAYMDSMTTPCQHPATAQVPDPYQTGYATRHDPFVYYPPVVENTTRCNSHVVPYSQLASDLADVSTTPNYVFITPDTCHDGHDSPCTGVDAGQPGAQQGGLVSADDWLSTEVPKILQSKAFTTPGVNSLLLITFDENGVSDTQGCCGVLAPGAGASTTDAALGGRIGLVAVGTGVTPNTVVHTPYDHWSYLRTVEDALGISEHLNLADAPTTAPMTGLFG
- a CDS encoding metalloregulator ArsR/SmtB family transcription factor — translated: MPMYYEPAGDPSPAVVVHGSVAVEIDWVFSSASRPEFQRDHAVLARIYEQRPDLVRRARSFWGPELVNSCGGSMELMILAHHGGLLLSLEPSELIGRLDELCRDAPSDLALRGEDPGDRRVALGRLEALRSSTEVRARYVELVGDVWAAVSEDWERDGRSAVAGAVADRRALQQKGAAWREVAQMAPCTDEDLIVSELIPSLGPDGQVAIVPAFFAHLGSLVDLPGTTLIGVRADGSGAQARARTELLARRLRTVSDPTRLAMIEALRAGSRTVTELAGLFGLAQPTVSNHVKVLRDAGIVANGTGPDRRRLRLQPDVLVDLVEHLQGVLAVPETTTTR